A region from the Panicum hallii strain FIL2 chromosome 1, PHallii_v3.1, whole genome shotgun sequence genome encodes:
- the LOC112878160 gene encoding two-component response regulator ORR2-like isoform X1, which yields MGAGGEGNAAAAVRVLVVDDSPVDRKVVELLLRNHKGGAAPFHVTAVDSGKKAMELLGPKGQGKLDSSDADSNELSVDIVLTDYCMPEMTGYDLLKAIKALSTPNPIPVVVMSSENEPQRINRCLTAGAEYFILKPLKSKDVQRLRNCSNPAKPKDADDAQCKSLSSRRKMPSDQIAKKATSEQRSQIARLAMVLNASSVELSHYFQFLFKFILVAYAVLCLGELLHRWSNGSFLSLWSS from the exons ATGGGAGCGGGAGGAGAAgggaacgcggcggcggcggtgagggtgCTGGTGGTGGACGACTCCCCCGTCGACCGGAAGGTCGTGGAGCTGCTGCTCCGGAACCACAAGGGCGGCGCCGCGCCTTTCCACG ttacCGCCGTTGACAGCGGGAAGAAGGCGATGGAGCTTCTCGGGCCAAAGGGGCAAGGGAAGCTGGATTCATCTGATGCTGACTCTAAT GAGCTATCCGTTGACATCGTGCTGACGGACTACTGCATGCCCGAGATGACTGGCTATGACCTTCTCAAGGCCATCAAG GCGTTGAGCACCCCGAACCCGATACCGGTGGTCGTAATGTCGTCGGAGAACGAGCCCCAGCGGATCAACAG ATGCTTAACAGCCGGTGCTGAGTATTTCATCCTCAAGCCCCTCAAGTCCAAGGACGTGCAGCGCCTGCGCAACTGCTCAAACCCCGCCAAGCCCAAGGACGCGGATGATGCTCAGTGCAAGAGCTTGAGCAGCAGGAGGAAGATGCCCTCCGATCAAATTGCCAAGAAGGCAACGTCCGAGCAGAGATCACAAATTGCAAGACTAGCCATG GTGCTGAATGCCTCCAGCGTCGAGCTGTCACACTACTTCCAGTTCCTTTTCAAGTTCATCCTGGTCGCGTACGCGGTGCTGTGCTTGGGCGAGCTCCTCCACAGATGGTCCAACGGCTCCTTCCTCTCCCTGTGGTCATCCTGA
- the LOC112889527 gene encoding NADPH-dependent pterin aldehyde reductase, translated as MTAPKPGGGAAAAARAAAAGPRTVLITGVSRGLGRALALELARRGHAVVGCGRSAEHLRSLEAEITSPSRHFLTVADVRSDSSVAELAKAVVERKQIPDIIVNNAGTINKNNKTWNVPAEDFDMVVDTNIKGTANVLRHFVPLMIDKRHGIIINLSSGWGRSAAAEVAPYCASKWAIEGLTRSLAKELPPGLAAVALSPGVVYTDMLTSCFGSSAALYQTTETWAPKAATMILSLSLDDNGASLTV; from the exons ATGACGGCGCCCAAGCCtggcgggggagcggcggcagccgcgcgggcggcggcggcgggacccAGGACGGTGCTCATCACGGGGGTCAGCAGAGGGCTGGGCCGGGCGCTGGCGCTCGAGCTCGCGCGGCGCGGGCACGCGGTCGTCGGCTGCGGCCGCTCCGCGGAGCACCTCCGCTCCCTCGAGGCGGAGATCACGTCGCCTTCGCGCCACTTCCTCACCGTTGCCGACGTC AGGTCTGACAGCAGTGTGGCTGAGTTGGCAAAGGCCGTTGTGGAAAGGAAGCAAATTCCAGATATTATAG TAAACAATGCTGGTACAATAAACAAGAATAACAAGACATGGAATGTTCCAGCTGAAGATTTTGATATGGTGGTTGATACAAATATCAAGGGAACAGCGAATGTGCTTCGCCATTTTGTACCACTTATGATAGACAAGAGACATGGGATTATAATCAATCTGTCCTCTGGTTGGGGAAGATCTGCTGCTGCAGAG GTTGCTCCATATTGTGCTTCAAAGTGGGCGATTGAGGGCCTGACACGCTCCTTAGCTAAGGAGCTGCCTCCGGGATTGGCAGCCGTTGCTCTTAGCCCTGGTGTTGTGTATACTGACATGCTTACTTCATGCTTTGGGAGCTCAGCTGCACTATACCAAACGACTGAAACATG GGCACCCAAGGCAGCTACAATGATACTAAGCCTTTCGCTCGACGACAATGGCGCGTCACTGACTGTATGA
- the LOC112878160 gene encoding two-component response regulator ORR2-like isoform X2, translating to MFMSIHPSVSFLYLPSAVTAVDSGKKAMELLGPKGQGKLDSSDADSNELSVDIVLTDYCMPEMTGYDLLKAIKALSTPNPIPVVVMSSENEPQRINRCLTAGAEYFILKPLKSKDVQRLRNCSNPAKPKDADDAQCKSLSSRRKMPSDQIAKKATSEQRSQIARLAMVLNASSVELSHYFQFLFKFILVAYAVLCLGELLHRWSNGSFLSLWSS from the exons ATGTTCATGTCCATCCATCCATCTGTCAGTTTCCTTTACCTGCCGTCTGCCG ttacCGCCGTTGACAGCGGGAAGAAGGCGATGGAGCTTCTCGGGCCAAAGGGGCAAGGGAAGCTGGATTCATCTGATGCTGACTCTAAT GAGCTATCCGTTGACATCGTGCTGACGGACTACTGCATGCCCGAGATGACTGGCTATGACCTTCTCAAGGCCATCAAG GCGTTGAGCACCCCGAACCCGATACCGGTGGTCGTAATGTCGTCGGAGAACGAGCCCCAGCGGATCAACAG ATGCTTAACAGCCGGTGCTGAGTATTTCATCCTCAAGCCCCTCAAGTCCAAGGACGTGCAGCGCCTGCGCAACTGCTCAAACCCCGCCAAGCCCAAGGACGCGGATGATGCTCAGTGCAAGAGCTTGAGCAGCAGGAGGAAGATGCCCTCCGATCAAATTGCCAAGAAGGCAACGTCCGAGCAGAGATCACAAATTGCAAGACTAGCCATG GTGCTGAATGCCTCCAGCGTCGAGCTGTCACACTACTTCCAGTTCCTTTTCAAGTTCATCCTGGTCGCGTACGCGGTGCTGTGCTTGGGCGAGCTCCTCCACAGATGGTCCAACGGCTCCTTCCTCTCCCTGTGGTCATCCTGA
- the LOC112888001 gene encoding tubulin-folding cofactor C — protein sequence MPSGAAAGMEPEPEQPKAGAAGGAHRKHLAMLERLSKRSSSAGASSDSAGASPVEAFLTRFAAAKLAAESALSACRASSPEGDGAASLAAAAAAIDDLDRLVAESSHALPPYELRAALATAADLRAAHRAAASEIRPKKSFSFRNKSRAPKNPPRDPAAVPPPQPKPSTDAVLPGCGFRGRNGGTLVKDLRASSDKDGDFTLADLVSCEVYLKGKCRALYVHKLRDCRVFVGAVLGSVLIEDVEGCTFVMAAHQIRIHEARATDFYLRVRSRPIIEDCNGVRFAPHALKYDGIDVDLKESGLEEETGDWANVDDFKWLRAVQSPNWCLVPEEERLQTVDISEIHEQEDDS from the coding sequence ATGCCAtccggcgccgccgctggaATGGAGCCGGAGCCCGAACAGCCAaaggccggcgccgccggcggggcCCACCGCAAGCACCTGGCCATGCTCGAGCGCCTCTCCAagcgctcctcctccgccggcgcTTCCTCGGACTCCGCCGGCGCCTCCCCCGTCGAGGCCTTCCTCACCCGCTTCGCCGCCGCCAAGCTCGCCGCGGAGTCGGCGCTTTCGGCCTGCCGCGCATCGTCCCCCGAAGGCGACGGGGCCGCATCCCTGGCCGCTGCTGCGGCCGCCATCGACGACCTCGACCGCCTCGTCGCCGAGTCGTCCCACGCGCTGCCGCCCTACGAGCTACGcgccgccctcgccaccgccgccgaccTCCGCGCGGCACACAGGGCCGCGGCCTCTGAGATCCGGCCCAAGAAGTCCTTCTCCTTCAGGAACAAGAGCAGGGCCCCGAAGAACCCGCCTCGAGATCCTGCCGCCGTACCACCACCACAGCCGAAGCCTAGCACTGACGCGGTCCTACCAGGGTGCGGGTTCCGGGGCAGGAACGGCGGCACCTTGGTGAAGGATCTGCGAGCCTCCAGCGACAAGGATGGGGATTTCACGCTCGCGGATTTGGTTTCCTGCGAGGTCTATCTCAAGGGCAAATGCCGGGCGCTGTATGTCCACAAGCTGCGAGATTGCCGTGTGTTCGTCGGTGCTGTTCTTGGCTCGGTGCTCATAGAGGATGTCGAGGGTTGCACTTTTGTGATGGCAGCGCACCAGATCAGGATTCATGAGGCGAGGGCGACGGATTTTTACCTGCGGGTGAGGAGCAGGCCGATCATTGAAGATTGCAATGGTGTGAGATTTGCACCGCATGCTTTGAAGTATGATGGGATTGATGTAGATTTGAAGGAGTCTGGGCTCGAGGAGGAAACTGGTGATTGGGCCAATGTGGATGACTTCAAGTGGCTCAGGGCAGTGCAGTCACCGAATTGGTGCTTGGTTCCAGAGGAAGAACGGCTGCAGACTGTTGACATCTCGGAGATCCATGAACAGGAGGATGATAGCTAA
- the LOC112872643 gene encoding immune-associated nucleotide-binding protein 9-like, with amino-acid sequence MGGSQYDDDWVLPSADITLVLVGKLGYGKSATGNSILGREAFVSEYSHASVTNTCQMGSTTLKDGRTINVIDTPGLFDMSISPDDAGKEIVKCMNMAKDGIHAVLMVFSATSRFSREDASTVETIKVFFGEKIVNHMILVFTYGDLVGESKLRNMLNNAPEYLQNIVELCQNRVVIFDNVTNDRIRQAQQLDKLLDVVDSVCANNGGKPFSDQMFTRIKEVHDREKEVHTMGYSDEQISELKKEIHRTRDEQLAHITSMVEEKLNCTVEKLQEQLMEEQNARLQAEKVAYEARMKSEEEINKLKESLRKAQLENEEFRRLAAERKCAIL; translated from the exons ATGGGTGGAAGCCAGTACGATGATGACTGGGTATTGCCCAGTGCTGATATCACTCTTGTTCTTGTTGGGAAACTTGGCTATGGTAAGAGTGCAACTGGAAATAGCATCCTTGGACGGGAAGCATTTGTATCAGAATACTCCCATGCTAGTGTTACTAATACTTGTCAGATGGGAAGCACTACCCTGAAGGATGGTCGCACCATCAATGTTATTGATACACCAG GGTTGTTTGATATGAGCATTTCACCCGATGATGCTGGTAAAGAGATTGTTAAGTGTATGAACATGGCTAAAGATGGGATACACGCAGTTCTGATGGTTTTTTCTGCCACATCTCGGTTTTCTCGAGAAGATGCAAGTACAGTTGAGACCATTAAGGTCTTCTTTGGGGAAAAGATTGTCAACCACATGATCTTAGTTTTTACTTATGGAGATCTAGTTGGTGAATCTAAATTGAGGAACATGCTAAATAATGCCCCGGAATATTTGCAG AACATTGTTGAGCTATGCCAAAACAGAGTTGTGATTTTCGATAACGTGACCAATGACCGCATACGCCAAGCACAGCAGCTTGACAAATTGCTTGATGTAGTGGACTCTGTTTGTGCAAACAATGGGGGAAAACCGTTTTCAGATCAAATGTTCACTCGCATCAAG GAGGTGCATGATAGAGAAAAAGAGGTGCATACCATGGGATATTCAGACGAGCAGATATCTGAGTTGAAGAAGGAGATTCATAGAACTCGGGATGAACAGCTTGCCCACATAACCAGTATG GTGGAGGAAAAGCTAAACTGTACAGTCGAGAAGCTACAAGAGCAACTCATGGAGGAACAAAACGCAAGGCTCCAAGCAGAGAAAGTGGCATATGAAGCTAGGATGAAATCAGAAGAGGAGATCAACAAGCTGAAGGAGAGCCTCAGGAAGGCTCAGTTGGAGAACGAGGAGTTCCGGAGGTTGGCGGCAGAGCGCAAGTGTGCTATCCTCTAA